The window GGAGGTGCTGTGCAGTATGTATCTAGAAAGAGCATCAGTTCTTGCCAGCTTGTCCGCTCTCCCTGTCCCTTTAGTCTTTGGGGTGAGTAAATGAGTGTGGGCGAAGTCTCCGGGAAGTTAGAAAATCTTGCACTCGTTAATGGAGAAGAACCTCCTTCTGTTGCGTCTCCTGGCTTGGTTGACAGCAGTTCGGACGGCACACTCAAATACCTGCTGAACCCCTCGGTTGCTAAGGGCTGAGCACTCTAGATAGCCCTTTGCTCTCACTTCCTGGGccagtttctttccttctatggCACTGACGCAGGAGGCCCTGTGGGGCCCCATCTCGCGCTGGTCAGTCTGAGTAGCCACCACCAGCACAGGTGTGCAGGGCAAGTTGCTCCTGATTTCACCAATCCACTTGTTCTTCAGGTTCAGGAAAGAGGTATGGTTGGCTACAGAATAGCACATCAGCACCACGTCTGCCTGCTGGTAGGACAGGGGACGGATGCTTCTGAAGGCATCGTTGCCCGCCGTGTCCCAAAGGCCCAGGCTTATCTGGATGCCATCCATGAAGACGTCCACACCTGTGTTCTCATACACCGTGGGCTTGTAGGCCTCCGGGAAGGTCTCTGAAGTGAAGCGCACCAGCAGAGAAGTTTTCCCCACAGCAGAATCTCCCACCAACACACACTTGATGGAACTCAGCATCTTCCCAGCCTGGATTCTGGGTTACAAGTTCAGAATCCCAAGTAAAAGGGCCCTCAGTGGGTTGCTGAAGCAAATGCCATTCAACACAAGGAATGGAAACCAGATGGGGTTTCTCAGGACCCCTGACAGCAATTCTCCTCGTCCATCTAAGGGAGACACAATCTACGTTGAAAACCTTCAACGGCTAGTCTTCAACTGCAACAGAGAAAAcaaggggaggggggtgatggTGGAGGGAATTgagtctttctttttcccttttcaatgACGGGGAACTTCCTCATTGGCAAACTGATTAAACACGCCCACCTCCGTGTAGCCAGTCCAACCCACTGTCCACTCACTCTTCCCTTTGGCAAGAAAAGCTGGGCACATACCCCAGCACAGACACCCACAACCCCGCCCAGTAAGAAGCAGAAGCTGATTTTATCTCTAAATCAGGCTAATGATAAAAATACCAGCAACTGCTCTGATATCAACACGAAAAAGACCTCAATAGCAACCTGATGTGTGAATGTGGCGTCTTCAAACAGCTCTCTCTTGGCTTCTGCTCCAAGAAGTGGAGAAGGCAGCAGACAGCAGCTTCAGTTTCTAACGGACCCCAGCCACTTCGGGAActgcaagaaagagaaatgtaatGAGTGACGATGTAGGCACTTCTCTTCATTTATTGATTAATCAGCCAGTCCTTGGTTTACGTGGGAATTCATGCTGAGGTCAGAGAAAAGAAATCCACCAGAACTCTAAAATTTtgctgtggtttttcttttcaggttttgTCAAAAACTGGCTACAGATGTAATAGAGAGAGCACTGTCCTTGGCGTTTTCTGCATCTGAAATCAAGCTCCGTAACCAATACGACGACATAGCTTTGAGCATGTGACTTCATCTCCAAGCCTCTGTGTACACATCTGCAAGAATGCGATAAACTGAGGAACCACTTCTCAGAgatgtggtgaggattaaattagttctTTCTTTCCAACGTTTCGAAACAGCTATGTATGCACCAGGAACACCACTGGGCCCTAGTCATATAAAATAACTGGCTTAAAAGCAAACATATTCAGTGCCTGTCTCTTAAACAGGACTGTACAAATATGACAGCATCTGAATTTCAAGAAAGGGTCAAATAAATTCTCATTCACTGCAGGTGTAAGAGCTCCAGACAATGAGATCAGCTTTGGAGACGGTGTCCCTTCCGCTCAGGGACATCATCACAGGACAGACCAGCTTCAGACGAAGGAAAAATCTTTCAGACCAAAATTCAGAGTAAAGGTTATTAATGCAATATGGGCTTATAACCTCCCCCACAGGCTGTCTTCCTGACTTGTTATATGTAAAGCAATGTAAAACAGACCCATAGGTCTGCTTCAAAAcgtaactttttttcttaattttttttttacatttatttatttttgagaaacagagtgagacaaagcttgagcgggggagggg is drawn from Panthera leo isolate Ple1 chromosome B1, P.leo_Ple1_pat1.1, whole genome shotgun sequence and contains these coding sequences:
- the RHOH gene encoding rho-related GTP-binding protein RhoH, with the translated sequence MLSSIKCVLVGDSAVGKTSLLVRFTSETFPEAYKPTVYENTGVDVFMDGIQISLGLWDTAGNDAFRSIRPLSYQQADVVLMCYSVANHTSFLNLKNKWIGEIRSNLPCTPVLVVATQTDQREMGPHRASCVSAIEGKKLAQEVRAKGYLECSALSNRGVQQVFECAVRTAVNQARRRNRRRFFSINECKIF